Part of the Fusarium musae strain F31 chromosome 3, whole genome shotgun sequence genome, ACAATGACAATGGAGGCGGCAACGCTGGCCAGGCGCCTACTAAGCTCGCTGGCTGCAGTGGGCTTGCCAAGAAGATGTTCAACTTCATGAACGACACCCCTGGTGGCAATGAAGGTGTCCATCTCAACGTCATCACCAACTCTACTGGCATGTCAGTGCGGGACGCTCTCACCGCTGCTGACGAATTGCTTGGCCAGGGTCTTATCTACACCACAGTTGATGACGAGACATGGGCAATCCTCGAATACTAACATCAGAATTGAGTTTACGAGGGATGGACTGCGAGAAGGGCAATTTACACGGAATACAAACAACAAAAGCTAGGTGCACGGTGTTTACGGTTACAGGAGGGACCAGCTTATGAAGGAATGACAATCTTATATCGGTTATTTCTCTCTAATGAATGACTCGAGCTAGTTGGCGCACTGCAAAAACAGAAGAGATAGACAGCTATTGCGGTAGAGACTGTCGACATGTGTTGGCAACACGAAATGGCCAGAACCATATCTGCTTCATATCATCAAAAGATGCCGATGCCCAAAAGAATGAAAAGAGTCAACGAACTCGGTGTACAACTAACGCAAATTCTCGCGCAACCAGAACTCACATCACAACACATTTGTTCCAATCTTCTTGCTCATGGATGAGGTTCTGGAtatcctcaacctcttcgaCTTCAGCCTCCGACCCTGTGTCGACATTTGGAAGGATCAGAGGCTCGTCTCCCTAGAACTTGACTGCGTTGCTGACGGCAGAAACGATAACAGAGCTGCAAGCGGGGCGAGTCTTCTGAGGCTCGCGAACCATGATCCACATCGTGATGGGCTCGGAGCCTCCCTCAAAGACGACGTCACGTTTGACCTCGAAACCGAACTTGGCGTAGTAGCCGTTGTTATGTTCGGTGCTGGACTCGAGATACATGGGACGCTGTTCGGCATCGGCCTGGCTCCTGTTAGTTTTCTCTAGTGGTGGAAGGCAGGACAAAAGCTCATCAACTGCAGTACCTTGGCGACCATATCGCGGATCAGTTTTCCGGCATAACCTCTGCCTTGGGCATTAGGCTTGGTACCGATGTAGACGAGATAATAGCAATCCTGGTTCCTTTCGCCCATGACCTCTTCCTTGGTCTGGTCCAGAACAGGGATCATCTCATTGTAGTATCGTCTCCGTCCTTCAGCTGACAGTTGATAGTATAGCTTCCACATACCACTGCGAAGGCTAGTCCACCAGTCGTCCATCTGCTGACCCGGAGCAAGCCTGGAATACTGTTAAATCAGATTGCGGTTATAGTCGTGGTTCACGTACCAAAGGGCTACAGCATCATAGTCCGACCCGATGGTTGTCACCATTCCCTTGTAGCAGTGCGCTGCAACCATATAGGTCATATAGTCGACATGAAGCTTCCACTTTTGTTCATCCGAATAATCTGCCATGTCGTCACCGTCGAGTACATACTGACTCATGGCATCGGTTGCAAAGGCCTGGGCCAGCGCACTACCAGCTGCCGCAGACTCGTTCACATTAACGAAACGAACAGAGGTTTCCCAGGTAGATGGTATGAGGGAGCGTCGCCGCCACTTGGCCAACGTCCCAGAGCCATGGATACCACTTTTACTATTCTTGCTGATCTCCATGATGGCAGTCTAACCGGTACTGGATTTATTCGCTGTACCTAAGGGCCCCTTCCTGGTCATGAAAGGGGCGCCATCGCGTATTAAGCATGATAAGTTCGTTGCCCAAGCATCCAGACTCACATTGTATATTCTGACAATTATCGCCCGTGTGAACTCGTGATAGTTGAGTTCTGCAAACGGACGTAAACCTCGAGGGATGACGGAGACAATTAAGGCTGGTTCGAACTTCAACCGACATCAAGGTGGTACTTGAGCGGGCCAGGCTCGAGATCACGGCTTAGTAGAAGGGGGATGTATCGAACAAAGTTCGTCGACGAAGCGGTCAAGCCTTTCGAAAGTTCACGAGAATGGATAGAAGTCTTGTCAAGTGGGAGTGTTTCAAGGTTTCAGCACAATAGTCAACGACCGTCAACTGTGCAAAGAAGTTGAGTGCAGCAAGCAGCACGTGGTAGCAGCAATAGCAAGACGCCGAGTTGGCTATTCTTCAAAGCAGCCTCCTCTGGGAGAGGGCTTAGCAAGATATCCTGACTGAGGGTCCTGTTAGTGGCCAGCAGCTGTTATCTGGTCAAGGGGGAGGGCTTCAGCAAAGTAAGTGTCTGTGGAAGAGATGTGGGTGACTGAGTTGACAGGTGAGGAACAAAGAGGAGCTGAGAGATAGGAAATGTTCGGGGTATTAAGTAGGGCGAGTCCTAGTTACGCAGTGTGGGCCTCGAGATGGGCAGCATAGATACGGAGCGCCTCTAGGTGGGAACCAAGACTCCATTGGCCAGATGATGCATGACAGCTCCCATCGTGGGGTATTGACTAGCTTCGGGATCCATTCTGAGACAGTGAGTAGCGAGTCTGGAATTGAGGCGAGATAGTAGCACAGTGTTTGCTGACAAGACGACGATCATAGACCACATGATCAGCTGCGACACCGTGGGGGTGACGCTGTCGTTGCACGGCCAAAGCAGATTGTGAAGTCCGGGTCCCGAGATACTCCAATCAATTGTGCAGTTATAGACTAGATAGAATACAGTCGAACTGAAGCACAGAAGTCGCGGGTTCCGTGCAAGGATATAATGTCAGGTGCAGTGACATAGCCAAGTCAAGGCTCAAGCCACCAGCAGCTGAGTGCGGAGAGATTGAAAACCCTTGATTtgagaagccaaggaagccCGTCATTGGCCCCGATGTTCCAGTTGGATGCAGTCGCAGGACCCCAATCTGAAATGGTCGTAGTAGGCGTTGTCAAAGAGCATCATGCATGTTGTGTGTTGGTGGATGGCCACGGCTTGCGACGGCGCCAGGACTCACTAATCTTTTGTCAGTACAGTGTCATTTGATAAGACTCACCACCGGTATGTCATGCCGGATGATGCGGAGAACCGAAGCATCATGATCCTGTGTCATTGGCTCGTACACGGGAGGTCGGTTCAAGATAACCATGTCCAACACGGCCCGGCCGTACTGAGTAAGTTTGAAACGCCGATTGGCCGTGTTGGTCATGATATACTCCATCTTGATGGGTGAATTTGGTAGTGAAACGGTCTCAAATTGAATGTGGCTCAGTTGCTCGTAAACATTAACGCAGCAAGATCTAACAACGGATATCTAGgctgattgattgactgactGCAAAACCCAATGCATCGTATGCCAAGTCTGGGTCTGGCACTTACACTGCTTCTCCTTTCGTTTTGGGCATTTTCTCTCCTTGACTCGTTCTCCATATGCCGTTACATGCGTCGAATCTCCTGCTCGTTCATGTACTTATTCAAGCCGGAATCGAGGTTCTGCCACCACTCAAAGAGCATGGAGTTGCAAATGAGCTTGAACCAAGGTGTGAAAACCAGGCTGGGGTCGTCGAATTgttgcttgagcttctcaggaGTGACGTATTGTGTATCTCTGACCTCGttcttgttgatgtcgagatcgacgttggccttgatgaagaggatgtaGTCAACTGCGCCGGCCATTAGATACTGTAACATTTAATGATATCGGATGTACATACTCTCGTGCTCACCCCACTTGCCGTCGCTGGGGGCCTTGTAGTGGATTCGGGTGAGGAAATGGAAATCCTCAAAGGGAACCTGCTCCTTCTTGATACCCAACTCGTGCTCAAGCTTGCGTTGAGCAGCTCGCTTGACACCGGCGATAGAGTCTTCGAGGGTAGCGCCAGTCTCGGTAGGGATGTGGAGAGGATGGGAGCAGCAAGTGTTTGTCCACATATCGGGGAAGGTGATCTTTTCGGTTGCGCGCTGCTGAAGGAGGAGCTCGTTCTTGTCGTTGAAGAGGAAAACGGAAAAGGCGCGGTGGAGGAGGCCCTTATCGATGTTGGTCATGAGATGGCCTTGTAGTCCAAGTTAGTAGAGAGTATTGAATAGTGGT contains:
- a CDS encoding hypothetical protein (EggNog:ENOG41); this encodes MEISKNSKSGIHGSGTLAKWRRRSLIPSTWETSVRFVNVNESAAAGSALAQAFATDAMSQYVLDGDDMADYSDEQKWKLHVDYMTYMVAAHCYKGMVTTIGSDYDAVALWLAPGQQMDDWWTSLRSGMWKLYYQLSAEGRRRYYNEMIPVLDQTKEEVMGERNQDCYYLVYIGTKPNAQGRGYAGKLIRDMVAKADAEQRPMYLESSTEHNNGYYAKFGFEVKRDVVFEGGSEPITMWIMVREPQKTRPACSSVIVSAVSNAVKF
- the IDI1 gene encoding isopentenyl-diphosphate delta-isomerase idi1 (BUSCO:EOG0926458I); the protein is MSTTTTTTTQPITAESMLRLFPDIDTSSEPLSGHDEEQIRLMDEVCIVLDENDKPIGTASKKICHLMTNIDKGLLHRAFSVFLFNDKNELLLQQRATEKITFPDMWTNTCCSHPLHIPTETGATLEDSIAGVKRAAQRKLEHELGIKKEQVPFEDFHFLTRIHYKAPSDGKWGEHEIDYILFIKANVDLDINKNEVRDTQYVTPEKLKQQFDDPSLVFTPWFKLICNSMLFEWWQNLDSGLNKYMNEQEIRRM